A genomic window from Phycisphaerae bacterium includes:
- the hslV gene encoding ATP-dependent protease subunit HslV: MPRHPRIRSTTILSVRRDGQVAIGGDGQVTLGDAVLKADAVKIRRLYKGSVLTGFAGSAADAFALLERFEGKLDQFKGNTRRAAIELAKDWRTDRALRRLESLLAVADAECSLIIGGNGDVIEPTDGILAIGSGGTCALAATRALISHTKLPARDIVEAGLRIAGQINIYSNENIHVETL, translated from the coding sequence ATGCCTCGACACCCACGAATCCGTTCCACGACCATCCTCTCCGTGCGGCGCGACGGCCAAGTCGCGATCGGCGGCGACGGTCAAGTCACTCTCGGCGACGCGGTTCTCAAAGCCGATGCCGTAAAGATACGCCGACTCTACAAGGGCAGCGTGCTCACCGGCTTCGCCGGTTCGGCGGCAGACGCATTCGCGCTGCTCGAACGCTTTGAAGGGAAACTGGATCAATTCAAGGGCAATACGCGCCGCGCGGCGATCGAGCTGGCCAAGGACTGGCGAACCGATCGGGCCTTGCGCCGCCTCGAAAGCCTGCTGGCTGTTGCCGACGCCGAGTGCAGCCTAATCATCGGAGGCAATGGAGATGTCATCGAGCCGACAGACGGGATCCTCGCCATCGGCAGTGGCGGCACCTGCGCACTTGCCGCGACGCGCGCCCTCATTTCACATACGAAGCTGCCTGCCCGCGACATTGTGGAAGCCGGCCTGCGAATCGCCGGCCAGATTAACATTTACTCCAACGAGAACATCCATGTCGAAACACTCTGA